From Pseudomonas hefeiensis, one genomic window encodes:
- the betI gene encoding transcriptional regulator BetI — protein MPKVGMQPIRRQQLIEATMQAVDQVGMGDASIALIARLAGVSNGIISHYFKDKNGLIAATAQYLMSVLSENVTARRQALEDPSPRAHLQVIIEGNFDASQVNGPAMKTWLAFWATSMHHPSLHRLQRINDHRLYSNLCCQFRRVLPLDEARSAARGLAALIDGLWLRGALSGDAFDTAQAHRIAYEYMDLQLAKAGISEHTEPLDS, from the coding sequence ATGCCCAAGGTCGGTATGCAACCCATCCGCCGTCAGCAATTGATCGAAGCCACTATGCAAGCGGTCGATCAGGTCGGGATGGGGGACGCCAGCATTGCGCTGATCGCCCGTTTGGCCGGTGTCTCCAACGGCATCATCAGCCACTATTTCAAGGACAAGAATGGCCTGATCGCGGCCACGGCCCAGTACCTGATGAGTGTCCTGAGCGAGAACGTCACCGCACGCCGCCAGGCGCTGGAGGACCCAAGCCCACGGGCTCACTTGCAGGTGATCATCGAAGGCAACTTCGACGCCAGCCAGGTCAATGGCCCGGCAATGAAAACCTGGTTGGCCTTCTGGGCCACCAGCATGCACCACCCGTCTTTGCACAGGTTGCAGCGGATCAACGATCACCGTCTGTATTCCAACCTGTGTTGCCAGTTCCGCCGCGTATTGCCCCTTGATGAGGCACGCAGCGCGGCACGGGGCCTGGCCGCGTTGATTGACGGTTTGTGGCTGCGCGGGGCGCTGTCGGGAGACGCGTTCGATACCGCCCAGGCACACCGGATCGCTTACGAATACAT